The following are encoded together in the Culex pipiens pallens isolate TS chromosome 1, TS_CPP_V2, whole genome shotgun sequence genome:
- the LOC120429642 gene encoding probable G-protein coupled receptor Mth-like 11, translated as MRREKFCEGYRNGTISKSSALLLLAGSVLLLLLVPSPTLAAVSSSSDLTVKEQRCCREGDFLTLEHIGCQRGTGNSTYKTPLNCTSHYLIYREVEQEVHVGSKGNLVDGSYEVAWDDYCSATVSDADGFQQVFVVCFNGDEYGASVTFFLMKGVMMLISVFFLAITLYIYYLIPDLRETQDRVTSIAVASLMLFMLLLGLVQLGSSSFIHGIVCEFIGFPMYFFLISYFAWLNMVMANVWKLTVARRWKIRERTWYILNHIYAHTVALTLTGMVYVYHMMNTTFGVGSCWFNSEREQSFFVYLPLSIMLSINIFLFVWTSYHLHTSGDDISPDRKKALRYKCMLYLKLFLLAGLIWIFEIISFHVEEGHTHRSWFWLLIDSINCLHGVLIFLVLIVWRQRIKRELSGRRILCFRGPASWSELRDDEQEQLAADDGREYAKYDLIIK; from the exons ATGCGGAGAGAAAAGTTCTGTGAGGGTTACAGAAATGGAACCATATCAAAGTCTTCCGCGTTGCTGCTGCTCGCCGGGAGTgttctcctgctgctgctggtaccTTCGCCGACTTTGGCAgccgtcagcagcagcagcgatctAACGGTGAAGGAGCAGCGATGCTGCCGGGAGGGAGATTTTCTGACGCTCGAGCACATCGGTTGCCAGCGTGGTACCGGCAACTCGACGTACAAGACGCCGCTGAACTGCACCTCGCACTACCTGATCTACCGGGAGGTGGAGCAGGAGGTGCACGTAGGTTCGAAGGGAAACCTGGTGGACGGGAGCTACGAGGTGGCCTGGGATGA CTACTGTTCGGCCACCGTGAGCGACGCCGACGGGTTCCAGCAGGTGTTCGTGGTCTGCTTCAACGGGGATGAGTACGGAGCTAGTGTTACGTTTTTCTTAATGAAGGGCGTCATGATGCTGATTTCGGTGTTCTTCCTGGCCATCACACTGTACATCTACTACCTGATTCCGGACCTGCGGGAAACCCAGGACCGCGTAACGTCCATAGCGGTGGCCTCTCTCATGCTCTTCATGCTGCTGCTGGGACTCGTCCAGCTGGGTTCGTCCTCCTTCATCCACGGCATCGTGTGCGAATTCATAG GTTTCCCGATGTACTTCTTCCTGATCAGCTACTTTGCCTGGCTCAACATGGTGATGGCCAACGTCTGGAAGTTGACAGT CGCACGACGGTGGAAAATTAGGGAGCGAACCTGGTACATCCTGAACCACATCTACGCACACACGGTGGCGCTCACGTTGACTGGGATGGTGTACGTCTATCACATGATGAACACGACCTTCGGGGTGGGATCCTGCTGGTTCAACT CGGAACGGGAGCAGTCCTTCTTCGTGTATCTGCCGCTCAGTATCATGCTGAGCATCAACATCTTCCTCTTCGTATGGACCAGCTATCATCTGCACACGAGCGGCGATGACATTAGCCCGGACCGGAAGAAGGCACTACGTTACAA ATGCATGCTCTACTTGAAGCTATTTCTGCTGGCCGGGTTGATCTGGATTTTCGAAATTATCTCGTTCCACGTCGAGGAGGGCCACACGCACCGTTCATGGTTCTG GCTGCTCATAGACTCGATCAACTGCCTGCACGGCGTGCTGATCTTCCTGGTGCTGATCGTGTGGCGGCAACGCATCAAGCGGGAACTGTCCGGCCGGCGGATACTGTGCTTCCGAGGGCCGGCCAGCTGGTCCGAGCTGCGGGACGACGAGCAGGAGCAGCTAGCGGCCGACGACG GTCGAGAATACGCCAAGTATGATTTAATCATAAAGTAA